In the Solanum pennellii chromosome 5, SPENNV200 genome, one interval contains:
- the LOC107020106 gene encoding chaperone protein dnaJ 49-like has product MDSNKDEALRCISIAKDAISSGNKQRALKFIGIAHRLNKNLSLDDLLTACENLDSSTRGAFNEVKNDVASVKNETGDVMNCREEHVEMIRRIKSKKDYYDILGLESSCSFDEIRRAYRKISLKVHPDKNKYPGSEDVFKKVAKAFKCLSDVGSRREYDEIGYAEEFVYSQECNVSGTRRRRTRHEYSSGDEFDPNEIFKSFFGHDDDVFRRSTYVYRTRTAGAELRVVELGPVARKLVLFLQLVMFLFIVLLVYRPYFGD; this is encoded by the coding sequence ATGGATAGTAACAAAGATGAGGCTTTAAGATGCATTAGTATAGCTAAAGATGCAATTTCATCAGGCAATAAACAGAGAGCCCTAAAATTTATTGGAATCGCGCATCgtcttaataaaaatttatcattggATGATCTTCTTACTGCTTGTGAAAATCTTGATTCATCGACTCGTGGTGCATTTAACGAGGTTAAAAACGACGTTGCTAGTGTGAAAAATGAGACAGGGGATGTGATGAATTGTAGAGAGGAACATGTAGAGATGATTAGAAGAATTAAGAGTAAGAAGGACTATTATGATATTCTTGGTTTGGAGTCAAGTTGTTCATTTGATGAAATTAGAAGAGCATATCGAAAAATTTCGTTGAAAGTTCACCCTGATAAAAACAAGTATCCAGGTTCTGAAGACGTGTTTAAGAAAGTAGCAAAGGCGTTTAAGTGTTTGAGTGATGTTGGTTCAAGGAGAGAGTATGATGAGATAGGTTATGCTGAAGAATTCGTGTATAGTCAGGAGTGTAATGTTAGTGGCACGAGGAGAAGAAGAACGAGGCACGAGTATAGTTCTGGTGATGAGTTTGATCCCAATGAGATTTTCAAGTCATTTTTCGGTCATGATGATGATGTGTTTAGGAGAAGTACTTATGTTTACAGGACGAGAACTGCTGGTGCTGAGCTGAGAGTAGTGGAATTAGGTCCTGTTGCGCGTAAATTAGTACTTTTCCTTCAATTGGTGATGTTTTTGTTTATTGTTCTACTTGTATATCGTCCTTACTTTGGAGACTGA
- the LOC107020817 gene encoding eukaryotic translation initiation factor 2 subunit gamma-like has translation MSRKGLMEQDLSKLDVTKLHPLSPEVIARQATINIGTIGHVAHGKSTVVKAISGVQTVRFKNELERNITIKLGYANAKIYKCEEERCPRPACYKAYGSAKEDNPMCDVPGFENCKMKLLRHVSFVDCPGHDILMATMLNGAAIMDGALLLIAANESCPQPQTSEHLAAVEIMRLQHIIILQNKVDLVQENVAINQHEAIQKFIQGTVADGAPVVPISAQLKYNIDVVCEYIVKKIPIPERNFISPPNMIVIRSFDVNKPGFEVDDIRGGVAGGSILKGVLKVNQLIEIRPGIVVKDESGNIKCTPIYSRIVSLFAEQNELQFAVPGGLIGVGTTMDPTLTRADRLVGQVLGEVGSLPEVYVELEVNFFLLRRLLGVRTKDSERQGRVSKLAKGEILMLNIGSMSTGARVVAIKNVFAKLQLTSPVCTSKGEKIALSRRIEKHWRLIGWGEIQAGITLDVPSSPL, from the exons ATGTCTCGGAAAGGATTGATGGAGCAGGATCTAAGCAAATTGGATGTGACGAAGCTACATCCTCTTTCGCCTGAAGTTATTGCTCGTCAGGCAACAATAAACATTG GTACTATTGGCCATGTGGCTCATGGGAAGTCAACAGTTGTAAAAGCTATATCTGGTGTGCAG ACTGTTCGTTTTAAAAATGAGCTAGAGCGTAATATTACAATTAAGCTTGGATATGCAAATGCTAAGATATACAAATGTGAAGAAGAGCGCTGTCCTAGACCTGCATGTTACAA GGCTTATGGAAGTGCAAAAGAAGACAATCCCATGTGTGACGTCCCTGGTTTTGAGAACTGCAAAATGAAATTGCTGAGGCATGTGTCTTTTGTTGATTGCCCG GGTCATGATATTCTCATGGCTACTATGCTTAATGGAGCCGCAATTATGGATGGCGCCTTACTTCTAATTGCTGCCAATGAGAGCTGTCCCCAGCCTCAAACTTCTGAACATTTAGCTGCTGTAGAAATTATGCGTCTCCAACATATAATAATTCTTCAAAATAAGGTTGATCTGGTTCAGGAAAATGTTGCTATCAACCAGCATGAGGCAATTCAGAAATTTATTCAG GGAACTGTTGCAGATGGTGCCCCAGTTGTACCAATATCTGCACAATTGAAGTACAACATTGATGTCGTCTGTGAATATATTGTGAAAAAAATTCCCATTCCTGAGAGGAATTTCATCTCACCACCAAATATGATTGTTATCCGGTCATTTGATGTAAATAAACCTGGTTTTGAAGTTGATGATATCAGAGGGGGTGTTGCTGGTGGCAGTATTTTGAAG GGTGTACTGAAGGTTAATCAACTTATTGAGATTCGTCCTGGAATTGTTGTGAAAGATGAGAGTGGCAACATCAAATGTACTCCAATATATTCAAGAATAGTATCATTGTTTGCCGAGCAAAATGAACTACAATTTGCCGTGCCTGGAGGCCTCATTGGAGTTGGAACAACTATGGATCCAACATTGACACGTGCTGATCGATTGGTGGGACAGGTTCTTGGGGAGGTCGGGTCACTTCCTGAAGTTTACGTGGAACTAGAG GTGAATTTCTTTTTGCTACGACGTCTCTTGGGTGTGAGGACAAAGGACTCAGAGAGGCAGGGTAGAGTCTCAAAGTTGGCAAAGGGAGAAATCCTCATGTTAAATATAGGGTCTATGTCAACAGGGGCTCGTGTTGTCGCTATCAAGAATGTTTTCGCAAAACTGCAACTGACATCCCCTGTATGTACCAGCAAAGGGGAGAAAATTGCTCTTAGCCGGAGGATCGAGAAGCACTGGCGTCTTATTGGTTGGGGTGAAATCCAAGCTGGTATTACTCTTGATGTTCCATCTTCCCCCTTATGA
- the LOC107020468 gene encoding uncharacterized protein LOC107020468 has translation MEKIEHKMVAVNGLNMHIAELGQGPTILFIHGFPELWYSWRHQMVYLAECGYRAVAPDLRGYGDTTGAPLNDPSKFTIFHLVGDVVALLEAIAPNEDKVFVVAHDWGAFIAWHLCLFRPDKVKALVNLSVHYLPRNSNMNPVEGLKALYGEDYYICRFQEEGDIEAEFAPIGAKSVLKKMLTYRDPAPFCFPKGKGLEAIADAPSDLSTWLSEEELDYYANKFEHTSFTGALNYYRALSMNSELTAPWTGAQVNVPTKFIVGEFDLVYHMRGAKEYIHNGGFKKYVPLLEGVVVLEGAAHFVNQERPHEISKHIYDFIQKF, from the exons ATGGAGAAGATAGAGCACAAGATGGTAGCTGTAAATGGCTTAAATATGCATATAGCAGAATTAGGCCAAGGCCCAACAATCCTCTTCATCCATGGCTTCCCTGAGCTCTG GTACTCATGGCGCCACCAAATGGTCTACTTAGCTGAATGTGGGTACCGTGCTGTGGCGCCTGACTTAAGGGGTTATGGAGATACTACTGGTGCACCCCTTAATGACCCTTCAAAGTTCACTATTTTTCACCTTGTGGGTGATGTTGTAGCATTGCTTGAAGCCATTGCTCCTAACGAAGACAAGGTGTTTGTTGTTGCGCATGATTGGGGCGCGTTTATTGCTTGGCATTTATGCCTTTTTAGGCCAGATAAAGTTAAAGCCTTGGTGAATTTGAGTGTCCATTACCTCCCAAGGAACTCAAATATGAATCCTGTTGAGGGGCTAAAGGCTTTATATGGAGAAGATTATTATATCTGCAGATTTCAG GAAGAAGGAGATATTGAAGCTGAATTTGCTCCAATTGGTGCTAAGTCTGTTCTTAAGAAAATGTTGACATACCGCGATCCTGCACCATTTTGTTTTCCTAAAGGCAAAGGCCTTGAAGCTATCGCTGATGCTCCGAGTGACCTTTCAACGTGGCTATCTGAGGAAGAGTTAGATTACTATGCAAACAAGTTTGAGCACACTAGTTTCACTGGTGCACTTAACTATTACCGAGCTTTATCCAT GAACTCGGAACTCACAGCACCATGGACAGGGGCACAAGTTAATGTTCCAACCAAGTTTATAGTCGGGGAATTCGACTTGGTTTACCATATGAGAGGTGCTAAAGAGTACATACACAATGGTGGATTTAAGAAATATGTTCCATTGTTGGAGGGAGTTGTGGTTTTGGAAGGTGCAGCTCACTTTGTCAATCAAGAAAGGCCACATGAGATTAGCAAACACATCTATGACTTCATTCAAAAGTTCTAA